One segment of Solanum lycopersicum chromosome 1, SLM_r2.1 DNA contains the following:
- the LOC109119533 gene encoding uncharacterized protein yields MVVEMRSRLSLFVVGLSRQSIEEDKEAMLIEDMDLERFMINVQQVEEDKLKDIDELQNKRSETSGKKFRQQKSDANRHILSECPESRQGSGNQGNMDQSSPVSPPDIATPRWDASSTGGGTKHL; encoded by the exons ATGGTTGTTGAAATGAGGAGCAGGTTGAGTTTATTTGTTGTTGGGTTGTCTCGTCAGTCAATCGAGGAAGACAAGGAAGCTATGCTGATAGAGGATATGGACCTAGAAAGGTTTATGATCAATGTACAACAAGTTGAAGAGGATAAGTTGAAGGACATAGATGAGTTGCAAAATAAGAGATCTGAGACATCAGGGAAGAAGTTTAGGCAACAAAAGAGTGATGCTAaccg TCATATTCTAAGCGAGTGTCCTGAGAGCCGGCAAGGTAGTGGAAATCAGGGAAACATGGACCAATCTTCTCCAGTTTCTCCTCCAGACATAGCTACACCTAGATGGGATGCTTCCAGTACTGGTGGAGGAACAAAACACTTATAG